Proteins encoded in a region of the Desulfobacterales bacterium genome:
- a CDS encoding response regulator — protein MKKILTVDDSTFTRNFIKATLHSESYSIIEAINGKEAIEIYKKEKPDLVLIDILMPEMDGITACEKIREFDPKSKIIICTTDKQEYRKKKAKEIGVVDFIVKPFDDNLKLSIKKALEQGDNNK, from the coding sequence ATGAAAAAAATTCTTACTGTTGATGATTCAACATTTACTCGTAATTTTATTAAAGCTACTTTACATTCAGAGAGCTACTCAATAATAGAAGCCATTAACGGTAAAGAAGCTATTGAAATATACAAAAAAGAAAAGCCGGATCTTGTTTTAATAGATATTTTAATGCCTGAAATGGATGGAATAACTGCCTGCGAAAAAATTAGAGAATTTGATCCTAAAAGCAAGATAATTATTTGTACGACCGATAAACAAGAATATAGAAAAAAAAAGGCTAAAGAAATTGGAGTAGTTGATTTTATTGTAAAGCCTTTTGACGATAATCTAAAATTGAGTATAAAAAAAGCATTAGAACAAGGAGATAATAATAAATGA
- a CDS encoding chemotaxis protein CheC yields MNQNTIYDKDIIQEVVNIGIGDAADALSKLVKSPVLIKVPDIEIIQISEVKNYIESKLGNLGLFIIQDFKGTIEGKVILSYSTECAKALLKILLNETKDIFTLSNIELSVLEEIGNILSGSCIASICNMAKKQVIFSLPYVIQDINLKYLIDLQNELEQYGCCIVITNEIHIKEKQINGYIFIIVSMKDIKSIIDQLKDDLKKLTKGSLT; encoded by the coding sequence ATGAATCAGAATACCATTTACGATAAAGATATTATTCAAGAGGTTGTGAATATTGGAATTGGTGACGCTGCTGATGCATTATCAAAATTAGTTAAATCTCCGGTTTTAATAAAGGTTCCAGATATTGAAATCATACAGATAAGTGAAGTCAAGAATTATATTGAATCGAAATTAGGCAATTTAGGATTATTTATAATTCAAGATTTTAAAGGAACAATCGAAGGAAAAGTTATCTTATCTTATTCAACAGAATGTGCGAAAGCCCTTTTAAAAATTCTTTTAAATGAGACAAAAGATATATTTACTTTATCAAATATAGAACTTTCTGTTTTGGAAGAAATTGGAAATATTCTATCTGGTTCATGTATTGCTTCAATATGTAACATGGCCAAGAAACAAGTCATTTTTTCTTTACCCTATGTTATTCAGGATATAAATTTAAAATACCTTATTGATTTACAAAATGAGTTGGAACAATATGGATGCTGCATAGTAATTACAAACGAAATACATATTAAGGAAAAACAGATCAATGGTTATATATTTATTATTGTTTCTATGAAAGACATAAAGTCAATAATTGATCAACTGAAGGATGACTTAAAAAAATTAACAAAAGGAAGTTTGACATGA